The following are encoded in a window of Candidatus Paceibacterota bacterium genomic DNA:
- a CDS encoding prepilin-type N-terminal cleavage/methylation domain-containing protein has protein sequence MSHSSTRHRFQRKGRRAAFTLIELLVVIAIIAILAALLLPALARAKAKAQTANCISNQRQVALSFTMWGDDNNDGKYPWSAGPGKIGPDPLRTNWFALQPYLKNPRVLTCPADRQRSPLTDWNPLSVVWDFRTNLSYMFCIDALPTRPQAILLGDNYLSSDHPANKTLALPDNPASGSRHSFSRAVLIRRGWLDKTRHQGQGILSFCDGSVSSLKTPKLQIQLRVMFDAYLPGATDNLKFMLPQYTKVQY, from the coding sequence ATGAGTCATTCCTCGACAAGACACCGGTTCCAGAGAAAGGGACGGCGCGCGGCCTTCACCCTGATCGAATTGCTGGTGGTCATCGCCATCATCGCCATCCTGGCCGCGCTGTTGCTGCCCGCCCTGGCGCGCGCGAAGGCCAAGGCCCAGACCGCCAATTGCATCAGCAACCAGCGGCAGGTTGCCTTGTCCTTCACCATGTGGGGTGACGACAACAACGACGGCAAGTATCCCTGGAGCGCCGGGCCGGGGAAGATCGGGCCCGACCCCCTCCGGACCAATTGGTTTGCCTTGCAGCCGTATTTGAAGAATCCCAGGGTGCTGACCTGTCCGGCTGACAGGCAGCGCAGCCCCCTGACGGATTGGAACCCACTCAGCGTCGTCTGGGACTTCCGCACCAACCTCAGTTACATGTTTTGCATTGATGCGTTGCCCACGCGTCCGCAGGCCATTCTGCTGGGCGACAACTATCTTTCCAGCGATCACCCGGCCAACAAGACTCTCGCGCTGCCCGACAATCCTGCCAGCGGTTCGCGCCATTCTTTCAGCCGCGCCGTGCTCATCCGCCGCGGATGGTTGGATAAGACCCGGCACCAGGGGCAGGGGATCCTCAGCTTCTGCGATGGGAGCGTCAGCTCGTTGAAGACCCCCAAGCTGCAGATCCAGTTGCGAGTCATGTTTGATGCGTATCTGCCCGGTGCGACGGACAACTTGAAATTCATGCTGCCTCAGTACACGAAGGTGCAGTATTAA
- a CDS encoding sulfatase-like hydrolase/transferase — protein sequence MNPIFRLSALFCWVACLGLADAACAAIAQAPRPNFIFVLIDDMGYADLSCYGQTQVETPHLDRLAREGIRFTQFYVNAPICSPSRTAFTTGQYPARWRITSFLASRAENDRRGMAQWLDPKAPTLARTLQQAGYATGHFGKWHMGGQRDVGEAPLITEYGFDQSLTQFEGLGERILPLGDAFDGQPPRRHALGSDQLGRGPIQWMDRSQITGAFVARALEFIRQAEQAGKPFYVNVWPDDVHSPFYPPKALRGDGSKRELYLGVVKAMDRQLAPLFDYVRQQPALRTNTVVLVASDNGPEPGAGSAGSFRGHKGTLYEGGIREPFIVWSPGLVEESARGTVNAATVVSAVDVFPSVARLAGLALPAGIAFDGEDLSRVLLGKSSGPRSKPLFWNRPPDRRGGNGAILPDLAARQGNWKLLLARDGTDPQLYDLAEDPGETRNLAAARPAVVRNLSRPLLAWWRSLPGARVAPAQARAQGRVFANPIAEGADPWMIQHGTNYVTCLSEANRGIALYCSDRLTALGAKHVIWQAPDEGPCSREVWAPEIHFLDARWHVYFAASDGQNRNHRMWALRSESPDLFGKYTLHGPLYTGDHPETGADNRWAIDGTILEQDGKRCFLWSGWEDARDQQWLYIAPMSDPLAVAGKRVRLCANDDYLWERVGETAAGRGLHEAPQVLQRNGRTFVIYSCSASWQPSYKLGLLALRPGGNPLAPSDWTKHPQPVFQPNDTTFGVGHLSFVKSPDGTEDWMLYHAKMDRRDGWRRAIHAQPFRWTTGGLPDFGSPLPTSSQLPLPAGERTVAATAPWRSALGCEADLACFNYFGHHQFCQLKEGQLHLGIVPAEPVNDFRAGEKLVLANRYWRDLACSVRLKVLDGGRDAGLLFRCSLPAVGYDSQEGYFAGIIPNARKVVLGSTDGESWRELGLADADVQSGRDHLLSVTARGPEIVLSLDGKEVMRRTDSEHRGGSVGLRVVDTHAAFSDLTIQ from the coding sequence GTGAACCCAATCTTCAGGCTCTCGGCCCTGTTCTGCTGGGTGGCCTGCCTGGGCCTCGCAGATGCCGCATGCGCTGCCATTGCGCAGGCTCCGCGGCCCAATTTCATCTTCGTGCTCATTGATGACATGGGCTATGCGGATCTGTCCTGCTACGGCCAAACACAAGTCGAGACGCCGCACCTCGATCGCCTGGCCCGGGAAGGCATCCGGTTCACCCAGTTTTACGTCAACGCGCCCATTTGCTCTCCCTCCCGCACGGCCTTTACGACGGGCCAGTATCCCGCGCGCTGGCGAATCACCTCCTTCCTCGCCTCCCGGGCGGAAAACGACCGCCGCGGCATGGCCCAGTGGCTCGACCCGAAAGCTCCCACCCTGGCTCGCACGCTCCAGCAAGCCGGCTATGCCACCGGGCACTTCGGCAAGTGGCACATGGGCGGCCAGCGGGATGTCGGCGAGGCTCCCCTTATCACCGAATATGGCTTCGACCAGTCGCTAACTCAGTTTGAGGGCCTGGGCGAGCGCATCCTGCCGTTGGGCGATGCCTTCGACGGCCAGCCGCCGCGCCGCCACGCCCTGGGCAGTGACCAGCTCGGGCGGGGTCCCATTCAGTGGATGGACCGGTCGCAGATCACCGGCGCATTTGTCGCCCGGGCGCTGGAGTTCATCCGGCAGGCTGAGCAGGCTGGCAAACCCTTCTACGTCAATGTGTGGCCCGACGATGTCCATTCGCCGTTTTATCCCCCCAAGGCGCTTCGGGGAGATGGCAGCAAGCGGGAGCTGTATCTCGGGGTGGTCAAAGCGATGGACCGGCAGTTGGCGCCGTTGTTCGATTACGTCCGCCAGCAACCGGCGCTGCGCACCAATACCGTGGTCCTGGTGGCCAGCGACAACGGCCCGGAGCCCGGCGCCGGCTCGGCAGGGTCGTTCCGCGGGCACAAAGGAACTTTGTATGAAGGCGGCATCCGGGAACCTTTCATCGTGTGGTCCCCGGGGCTGGTGGAGGAATCCGCTCGCGGAACGGTTAATGCGGCCACCGTGGTATCCGCCGTGGATGTGTTCCCTTCGGTGGCGCGCCTCGCGGGGCTTGCGCTGCCGGCGGGGATCGCGTTCGATGGCGAGGACCTGAGCCGCGTCCTGCTTGGCAAGTCCTCCGGCCCGCGGTCCAAACCCTTGTTCTGGAACCGCCCGCCGGATCGGCGCGGAGGCAATGGCGCGATTTTGCCCGACCTGGCCGCGCGCCAGGGAAACTGGAAGCTGCTCCTCGCACGGGATGGCACTGACCCGCAGCTCTACGATCTGGCGGAGGACCCGGGAGAAACCCGCAACCTGGCTGCGGCGCGTCCCGCAGTCGTCCGGAACCTGAGCCGGCCGCTGCTGGCCTGGTGGCGTTCGCTTCCCGGCGCGCGTGTCGCGCCCGCTCAGGCGCGAGCCCAAGGGCGGGTGTTTGCCAATCCGATTGCCGAGGGCGCAGATCCCTGGATGATCCAGCATGGCACCAACTACGTCACCTGCTTGTCCGAGGCCAACCGCGGCATTGCGCTCTACTGCTCCGACCGCCTGACCGCGCTGGGCGCGAAGCATGTCATCTGGCAGGCTCCCGACGAGGGACCGTGCTCGCGCGAGGTGTGGGCGCCCGAGATCCATTTCCTGGATGCCCGCTGGCACGTTTACTTCGCCGCGTCCGACGGCCAAAACCGCAATCATCGCATGTGGGCCTTGCGGTCCGAAAGTCCTGACCTGTTCGGAAAATACACTCTCCACGGACCGCTTTACACCGGGGACCATCCCGAGACCGGAGCGGACAATCGTTGGGCGATTGACGGCACCATCCTCGAGCAGGACGGCAAGCGCTGCTTTCTCTGGTCCGGCTGGGAGGATGCCCGGGACCAGCAATGGCTATACATCGCTCCGATGAGTGATCCGCTGGCCGTCGCCGGCAAACGTGTGCGGCTCTGCGCCAATGATGACTACCTGTGGGAACGGGTGGGTGAAACCGCCGCCGGCCGCGGCCTGCACGAGGCGCCGCAGGTGTTGCAGCGCAACGGCCGGACGTTCGTCATTTATTCGTGCAGCGCCTCCTGGCAGCCCAGTTACAAGCTCGGGTTGCTCGCCTTGCGCCCGGGCGGCAATCCGCTTGCGCCATCCGATTGGACCAAGCATCCCCAACCGGTCTTCCAGCCCAACGACACCACCTTCGGTGTGGGCCACCTCAGTTTCGTGAAGTCACCGGACGGCACCGAAGACTGGATGCTCTACCACGCCAAGATGGACCGGCGCGACGGCTGGCGGCGGGCCATCCACGCCCAGCCGTTCCGCTGGACAACCGGGGGACTGCCGGACTTCGGCTCGCCTCTGCCGACTTCAAGCCAGCTTCCGCTGCCAGCCGGCGAAAGGACTGTGGCGGCAACCGCGCCCTGGCGCTCGGCTCTGGGCTGCGAAGCCGACCTGGCCTGCTTCAACTACTTTGGCCACCACCAGTTCTGTCAGCTCAAGGAGGGACAGTTGCATCTGGGCATCGTTCCAGCCGAGCCGGTGAATGATTTCCGCGCCGGCGAAAAGCTGGTGCTTGCCAACCGTTACTGGCGCGACCTGGCCTGCTCGGTGCGGCTGAAAGTCCTTGACGGGGGACGCGACGCCGGCCTGCTGTTTCGCTGCTCCCTGCCCGCAGTTGGTTACGATTCCCAGGAGGGCTACTTCGCCGGGATCATACCGAACGCCCGGAAAGTCGTGCTCGGCAGCACCGATGGCGAGAGCTGGCGCGAACTCGGCCTGGCCGACGCAGATGTCCAGTCCGGCCGCGACCACTTGCTGAGCGTGACTGCCCGGGGTCCGGAGATCGTCCTCTCCCTGGACGGCAAAGAGGTGATGCGCAGAACCGATTCTGAACACCGCGGGGGCAGCGTCGGTTTGCGGGTCGTGGACACGCACGCCGCTTTCTCCGACCTGACCATACAATGA